A genomic region of Ictalurus furcatus strain D&B chromosome 29, Billie_1.0, whole genome shotgun sequence contains the following coding sequences:
- the pdlim3a gene encoding PDZ and LIM domain protein 3a isoform X1, protein MAHSVILDGPAPWGFRLIGGKDFNQPLTIAKISAGSKASMVDLSPGDIILAIDGISTSNMMHCEAQTRMKQATRQLSLTVQRPETKLWTPRVREDGRAHPFKMNLEAERQEYRPIGTGHNRRAAPFVAAANIDDRRQVVSSAYNSPIGLYSSGNIQDALQGQLRGLIQSKPESPRTLTSIEESDVYRMLQQEEGETEPHEPRQSGSFKALQDYINSEGTLPVVTKSVQAPITKPLSPGGNLHKLPMCDKCGNGIVGMVVKVQDKFRHPGCFVCSDCEENLKQKGYFFIDDEIYCETHAHARAKPPESPDLRPPDCSNENSRICSCHFVGGMKSAAPSVFTWSEKKLSCFTASHTDLKEEPEEKDIVSEAPGSAASLSPAGGEEKITHFKQEEAETEISPFQTSPSPAGHQRKSDQNVSESVCNQSPFRAALSAMNIHE, encoded by the exons ATATCTGCAGGCAGCAAGGCCTCCATGGTAGACCTCTCTCCTGGTGATATTATCCTGGCTATAGATGGCATCTCCACCAGCAACATGATGCACTGTGAAGCTCAGACTCGCATGAAGCAGGCCACACGACAGCTCAGCTTAACCGtccagag gCCAGAAACCAAACTGTGGACACCTCGAGTAAGAGAAGACGGCAGAGCGCATCCGTTTAAAATGAACctggaggcagagagacag GAGTACAGACCAATAGGCACGGGCCATAACCGGCGAGCCGCGCCCTTTGTGGCGGCGGCCAACATTGACGACAGGCGACAGGTGGTCAGCTCTGCCTACAACTCTCCCATTGGTCTTTATTCTTCAGGCAATATCCAGGATGCCTTACAGGGTCAGCTCAGAGGCCTAATACAGAGCAAGCCAGAGAG tcccAGGACGCTCACGTCTATAGAAGAATCAGATGTATACCGCATGCTACagcaggaagagggagagacggagccTCATGAACCCCGCCAATCAGGATCCTTCAAAGCCTTACAGGATTACATCAACAGTGAGg GAACACTTCCAGTCGTGACGAAGTCGGTGCAAGCGCCCATCACTAAGCCTCTCTCGCCTGGAGGAAACCTGCACAAACTGCCCATGTGTGACAAGTGCGGTAACGGcatagt tgggaTGGTAGTGAAAGTTCAAGATAAGTTTCGGCACCCTGGCTGTTTCGTCTGCTCGGACTGTGAGGAGAACCTGAAGCAAAAAGGCTACTTTTTCATAGATGACGAGATCTACTGCGAAACTCACGCACACGCTCGCGCAAAACCTCCCGAAAGCCCAGACCT GCGTCCTCCGGATTGTTCCAACGAAAACTCGAGGATCTGCAGCTGTCACTTTGTGGGCGGGATGAAATCCGCAGCTCccagtgtgtttacatggagtGAGAAGAAACTGTCCTGCTTCACAGCTTCACACACCGACCTGAAG GAGGAACCTGAGGAGAAGGACATTGTGAGTGAAGCTCCAGGAAGCGCCGCATCTCTCAGCCCTGCAG gaggagaagagaagatcactcacttcaaacaggaagaggCCGAAACGGAGATCAGCCCGTTTCAAACAAGTCCATCTCCAGCAGGACATCAGAGGAAATCTGATCAGAAtgtgtctgagagtgtgtgcaa CCAATCACCTTTCCGTGCTGCGCTCTCCGCaatgaatattcatgagtaG
- the pdlim3a gene encoding PDZ and LIM domain protein 3a isoform X2, whose product MAHSVILDGPAPWGFRLIGGKDFNQPLTIAKISAGSKASMVDLSPGDIILAIDGISTSNMMHCEAQTRMKQATRQLSLTVQRPETKLWTPRVREDGRAHPFKMNLEAERQEYRPIGTGHNRRAAPFVAAANIDDRRQVVSSAYNSPIGLYSSGNIQDALQGQLRGLIQSKPESPRTLTSIEESDVYRMLQQEEGETEPHEPRQSGSFKALQDYINSEGTLPVVTKSVQAPITKPLSPGGNLHKLPMCDKCGNGIVGMVVKVQDKFRHPGCFVCSDCEENLKQKGYFFIDDEIYCETHAHARAKPPESPDLRPPDCSNENSRICSCHFVGGMKSAAPSVFTWSEKKLSCFTASHTDLKEEPEEKDIVSEAPGSAASLSPAGGEEKITHFKQEEAETEISPFQTSPSPAGHQRKSDQNVSESVCKCV is encoded by the exons ATATCTGCAGGCAGCAAGGCCTCCATGGTAGACCTCTCTCCTGGTGATATTATCCTGGCTATAGATGGCATCTCCACCAGCAACATGATGCACTGTGAAGCTCAGACTCGCATGAAGCAGGCCACACGACAGCTCAGCTTAACCGtccagag gCCAGAAACCAAACTGTGGACACCTCGAGTAAGAGAAGACGGCAGAGCGCATCCGTTTAAAATGAACctggaggcagagagacag GAGTACAGACCAATAGGCACGGGCCATAACCGGCGAGCCGCGCCCTTTGTGGCGGCGGCCAACATTGACGACAGGCGACAGGTGGTCAGCTCTGCCTACAACTCTCCCATTGGTCTTTATTCTTCAGGCAATATCCAGGATGCCTTACAGGGTCAGCTCAGAGGCCTAATACAGAGCAAGCCAGAGAG tcccAGGACGCTCACGTCTATAGAAGAATCAGATGTATACCGCATGCTACagcaggaagagggagagacggagccTCATGAACCCCGCCAATCAGGATCCTTCAAAGCCTTACAGGATTACATCAACAGTGAGg GAACACTTCCAGTCGTGACGAAGTCGGTGCAAGCGCCCATCACTAAGCCTCTCTCGCCTGGAGGAAACCTGCACAAACTGCCCATGTGTGACAAGTGCGGTAACGGcatagt tgggaTGGTAGTGAAAGTTCAAGATAAGTTTCGGCACCCTGGCTGTTTCGTCTGCTCGGACTGTGAGGAGAACCTGAAGCAAAAAGGCTACTTTTTCATAGATGACGAGATCTACTGCGAAACTCACGCACACGCTCGCGCAAAACCTCCCGAAAGCCCAGACCT GCGTCCTCCGGATTGTTCCAACGAAAACTCGAGGATCTGCAGCTGTCACTTTGTGGGCGGGATGAAATCCGCAGCTCccagtgtgtttacatggagtGAGAAGAAACTGTCCTGCTTCACAGCTTCACACACCGACCTGAAG GAGGAACCTGAGGAGAAGGACATTGTGAGTGAAGCTCCAGGAAGCGCCGCATCTCTCAGCCCTGCAG gaggagaagagaagatcactcacttcaaacaggaagaggCCGAAACGGAGATCAGCCCGTTTCAAACAAGTCCATCTCCAGCAGGACATCAGAGGAAATCTGATCAGAAtgtgtctgagagtgtgtgcaagtgtgtgtaa